AACTTGCGTGTCGCCTGGAGTTTCTTTTTGAATTTTCTCATCAAGCGTCACACTGTAAACATAAACATCACCTTCATGTGTCGCTGTGAAGTAAATTTTTTGACTATCCATATCCCAGATTGGCGAGACTTCCGCCGTTTCATAGCGGGCATCCGTTCCAACTTGGTTGCCAACCGGGCGGTCCAAAGACCGGGACAAGGAGCGCGCTTCGCCGCTGCCGGTGGAAACAACCCATAGTTCTGTGTTATATCCGCTGTCCTCTCCGTGTTCATGGCCAAAAAATGCGATCCATTTCCCATTCGGCGAATATACAGGATGTGATACACTCCCTTTCCCCTGATACGTTAAATCAATCAAACCGGTATCCAAATCAACCGTGTAAAGGGAAGGCGTCACCTCAACCTGATTCTCTTCCCGCCATGAGACAAACGCGATTTTCTTTCCATCCGGGGACACAGTTGGATCCGTTTCGTCAAAATTTCCGTCCGTGATCTGTTGGGGGCCGCTTCCATCTACTTGTACAAGCCACAAATGAATCGGTTCGTCACCGTAAAACCCGTATCCATTGCCCCGATAACGAAGCGTATTTACTACCCGGACATCACTTTTTTCGTTCGCATCATCTTTGCGGGCAGCTACGACTAATTGATTGTTTGGCATCCAGGAATAGGATTTTACACCTTTTTTAAAGAAAGTAAGTTGTTTTGGTTCCCCACCATCTGTCAACATCACAAACAATTGTGGTGTACCGCTTCTTGTCGAGACAAAAGCCAGATAAGACCCATCCTGAGAAAATTTCGGCAGCTTATCCTGCGCAAGTCCTTGTGTGAACGGAATATCACGGCCTGTTTTACGGTCATATTTGCAAATTTGCGATTGATATTTGTTTTCCTCTTGGTTAATCGTTGTCTTAACATAAACAATCGATTGCCCATCAGGAGAGAATTGCGGGTCCCCGCTAAATTGTAACGAAAATAATGTCTGTGTCGTAATCGGTCGCATATTCATTCCTCCAGACAACTGTTTTTGTGGGGAAACGCATCCGGGAA
Above is a window of Fodinisporobacter ferrooxydans DNA encoding:
- a CDS encoding S9 family peptidase — translated: MRPITTQTLFSLQFSGDPQFSPDGQSIVYVKTTINQEENKYQSQICKYDRKTGRDIPFTQGLAQDKLPKFSQDGSYLAFVSTRSGTPQLFVMLTDGGEPKQLTFFKKGVKSYSWMPNNQLVVAARKDDANEKSDVRVVNTLRYRGNGYGFYGDEPIHLWLVQVDGSGPQQITDGNFDETDPTVSPDGKKIAFVSWREENQVEVTPSLYTVDLDTGLIDLTYQGKGSVSHPVYSPNGKWIAFFGHEHGEDSGYNTELWVVSTGSGEARSLSRSLDRPVGNQVGTDARYETAEVSPIWDMDSQKIYFTATHEGDVYVYSVTLDEKIQKETPGDTQVVTSFSYHSGVIAYAKETPASPAELYLQQNKEIQQITYHNTPLFKSLTVSVPERTKFQARDGLEINGWLLKPPGFSSDQRYPLVLEIHGGPHSSYGNTFLHEFQVLANSGYIVLYTNPRGSHGYGEAFVRGSIGDWGGKDYEDLIDAVDAVARLPYVDRNNLFVTGGSYGGYMTNWMVAHTHIFKAAVTQRSICNLHSMIGTSDIGFWFNVKELDGADIWEDEEFILSRSPIRYANRVQTPVKIIHSEEDFRCPMEQAEQWFTALKRLGVETELVRFPNENHDLSRNGQPEHRVERLDHIVGWFNQYLGNKE